One window of Herpetosiphon gulosus genomic DNA carries:
- a CDS encoding urease accessory UreF family protein yields MHSLGDFWLGYTGGVMLTTAFAQLKLLQLADSALPIGSTAHSYGVESLVAEGQLGVAGLGQFMRAFIHESGQLEAYLAYQAWQLAHVAEFEQAWLDLNDHAAAFKPARESRHASAVLGRRLLGLALQLEPLPRWQQASTLTKSHQIETHHSCVFGLVAGCMAIEAEAMLAALLQQMTLSLILACQKILPLGQVQAQQLLWQLHPTIQTVVEQTPQLTLADLAPCSIGLDGASMRHPLLGTRLFIS; encoded by the coding sequence TTGCACAGCCTTGGCGATTTTTGGCTCGGCTATACTGGCGGGGTGATGTTAACGACTGCTTTTGCCCAATTGAAATTATTGCAACTTGCCGATAGCGCTTTGCCGATCGGCTCAACCGCCCATTCGTATGGAGTTGAATCGTTGGTGGCCGAGGGTCAATTGGGCGTGGCTGGGCTGGGCCAGTTTATGCGAGCCTTCATTCACGAGAGCGGCCAGCTCGAAGCCTACTTAGCCTATCAGGCTTGGCAATTGGCGCATGTGGCGGAATTTGAGCAGGCTTGGCTCGATTTGAACGATCATGCTGCGGCCTTCAAGCCAGCCCGTGAAAGCCGCCACGCCAGTGCAGTGCTTGGTCGGCGCTTGCTTGGCTTGGCCTTGCAACTGGAACCGTTGCCACGCTGGCAACAAGCTAGCACTTTGACCAAATCTCACCAGATCGAAACTCATCATAGCTGTGTTTTTGGCTTGGTTGCTGGTTGTATGGCGATTGAAGCCGAGGCCATGCTGGCGGCCTTATTGCAACAAATGACGTTAAGCTTGATTTTGGCATGCCAGAAAATTTTGCCACTCGGCCAGGTGCAAGCCCAACAATTATTGTGGCAGTTGCATCCCACAATTCAAACTGTTGTTGAGCAAACACCACAATTGACGTTGGCTGATCTCGCTCCTTGCAGTATTGGCTTGGATGGAGCGAGTATGCGTCACCCCTTGCTGGGTACACGCCTCTTTATTAGTTGA
- a CDS encoding HEAT repeat domain-containing protein, with protein sequence MERTPETIVQLVADLQHDDEFVRSQAAFTLGLFGEPAVPFLIPLLRSPQREIRLRAAWTLGVIGAAAVPALLDLMEQKNRQLRIEAIRILGVIGQARVFNHLLVALTDFDPEIAARAARSLGKIGDPRAFHALVLALRHPDSDVRYEAAVALAALHVPDAITHLQEALVHEDPRIETTWGMQVREGMVRALEEAEKPHDHSLIEALMRLGDMLKANEHDDGETP encoded by the coding sequence ATGGAGCGCACACCTGAAACGATTGTTCAATTAGTCGCCGATTTGCAGCACGATGATGAATTTGTGCGCTCACAAGCGGCCTTCACGCTTGGTTTGTTCGGTGAGCCTGCCGTCCCATTTTTGATTCCTCTGTTGCGCTCTCCTCAGCGCGAAATTCGGCTACGAGCCGCTTGGACGCTTGGCGTAATTGGGGCCGCTGCTGTGCCCGCCTTGCTCGATCTGATGGAACAAAAAAATCGTCAATTGCGGATCGAGGCCATTCGGATTCTTGGGGTGATTGGTCAAGCACGAGTTTTTAATCATTTATTGGTTGCATTAACCGATTTTGATCCCGAAATTGCCGCCCGCGCCGCCCGTTCGTTGGGCAAAATTGGCGACCCTCGGGCATTTCATGCCTTGGTATTGGCCTTGCGTCACCCCGATAGCGATGTGCGTTATGAGGCTGCGGTGGCTTTAGCGGCGCTGCATGTGCCCGATGCAATTACCCATTTGCAAGAAGCTTTAGTCCACGAAGATCCACGGATCGAAACCACTTGGGGTATGCAAGTACGTGAAGGGATGGTTCGCGCCTTGGAAGAAGCTGAAAAACCGCATGATCATAGTTTGATCGAGGCCTTAATGCGGCTAGGCGATATGTTGAAGGCCAATGAACACGACGATGGAGAAACTCCATGA
- a CDS encoding NAD-dependent deacylase: MLEPFDPGLIATLRAARSLTILTGAGISAESGIPTFRDSLVGLWNTIDLEQVATLAGYLQQPEAVWGWYQAHRQQMLDVQPNAGHIALAQLEQHIPTVTIITQNIDGLHQRAGSTKVVELHGTINTVSCSAAKHGSLAWPDSPSLPLCAVCGAPMRPDVVWFGERLDLVKIQAAELASQNCDVFLAIGTSGLVAPAATFPMTARAYRARLIDLNLEDTPLSRHARHRLRGTAAQLLPALVAATWA; encoded by the coding sequence ATGCTTGAGCCATTCGATCCAGGGTTGATTGCGACCTTACGTGCCGCCCGTTCGCTAACAATTTTGACTGGAGCAGGAATCTCGGCTGAGAGCGGGATTCCGACCTTTCGTGATAGTTTGGTTGGGCTGTGGAATACGATTGATCTTGAGCAAGTGGCGACTTTAGCTGGCTATTTGCAGCAACCTGAAGCAGTTTGGGGTTGGTATCAGGCGCATCGCCAGCAGATGCTTGATGTTCAGCCGAATGCAGGCCATATTGCGTTAGCCCAACTTGAGCAGCATATCCCAACTGTTACGATTATCACCCAAAATATTGATGGCCTGCATCAGCGGGCTGGCTCAACCAAGGTGGTCGAGTTGCATGGCACGATCAACACGGTGAGCTGTAGTGCGGCTAAGCATGGCAGTTTGGCTTGGCCTGATAGCCCAAGTTTGCCACTTTGTGCAGTTTGTGGCGCACCAATGCGCCCCGACGTGGTCTGGTTTGGCGAACGTTTAGATCTAGTCAAGATTCAGGCGGCTGAATTAGCCAGCCAAAACTGTGATGTGTTTCTGGCGATCGGCACATCAGGTTTAGTTGCGCCTGCCGCGACCTTTCCGATGACTGCCCGTGCCTATCGTGCCCGTTTGATCGATCTCAATCTTGAGGATACGCCGTTGAGTCGCCATGCTCGCCATCGTTTACGTGGCACTGCGGCGCAGCTATTACCAGCTTTGGTGGCTGCGACGTGGGCTTAA
- a CDS encoding HIT domain-containing protein, producing the protein MNACPFCDPETLEIETMLENRFCRFLQQPDKVLSGAGVIIPKRHCETRHEMDLDEWDAMQDLLNQVKAFITTSHKPLGYTIGWNCGEVSGVVIHHVHMHVIPRLTNEPIKEQIQFNLKPTTADRFGN; encoded by the coding sequence ATGAACGCTTGCCCTTTTTGCGACCCCGAAACTCTTGAGATCGAAACTATGCTTGAAAATCGCTTTTGTCGCTTTTTACAACAACCCGATAAGGTGCTCTCGGGCGCTGGCGTGATTATTCCCAAACGCCATTGCGAAACCCGCCACGAAATGGATCTCGACGAATGGGATGCGATGCAAGATTTGCTCAATCAGGTCAAGGCCTTCATCACGACTAGCCACAAACCATTGGGCTATACAATCGGCTGGAATTGTGGTGAGGTCAGCGGAGTGGTGATTCATCATGTGCATATGCATGTGATCCCACGCTTAACCAACGAGCCAATCAAAGAACAGATTCAATTTAACCTCAAGCCAACCACTGCTGATCGTTTCGGCAATTAA
- a CDS encoding GNAT family N-acetyltransferase, with protein sequence MQINQVLEIFMYGEIGIPSTENRSQRHVIDGLSILHVDDVWNQEPHVADEVIVQNHSPAAVLAILTSYQPTADHRITLVDRPASDHAAYHAAGYRHSSNEVLLVRRLSDLPPPDQRYSVGQAKTIAEMQWLNSNDPANRAWISETRLHESGLRHSFIRLDQRVVARVRACRIDAEHSYVMNLYTASEYRRRGIARALMIHVLHEAAAHGEQWSVLVASEAGLPLYQSLGYQQRASLVVFERVAESNS encoded by the coding sequence ATGCAGATCAATCAAGTCTTAGAAATCTTTATGTATGGCGAAATTGGCATTCCCAGCACCGAAAATCGCTCACAACGCCATGTGATCGATGGTTTAAGCATTTTACATGTCGATGATGTTTGGAATCAGGAGCCGCATGTTGCTGATGAGGTAATTGTGCAAAACCATTCACCCGCCGCCGTTTTAGCAATACTTACCAGCTACCAACCAACCGCCGATCATCGAATTACCCTCGTTGATCGGCCAGCCAGCGATCATGCTGCCTACCACGCTGCTGGCTATCGCCATAGCTCAAACGAAGTGCTGCTCGTCCGCAGACTCAGCGATCTGCCACCGCCTGACCAACGCTATTCGGTTGGGCAAGCCAAAACAATCGCTGAAATGCAATGGTTGAACAGCAACGACCCAGCCAATCGGGCATGGATTAGCGAAACCCGCCTGCATGAATCAGGCCTGAGGCACAGCTTTATCAGGCTTGATCAGCGGGTGGTGGCACGGGTGCGAGCCTGCCGAATTGATGCTGAACATAGCTATGTGATGAATTTATACACGGCCAGCGAGTATCGACGACGCGGCATCGCACGAGCATTGATGATTCATGTATTGCACGAAGCCGCAGCCCATGGCGAACAATGGAGCGTCTTGGTGGCTTCTGAGGCAGGCCTGCCGCTTTATCAAAGCTTGGGCTACCAGCAACGGGCAAGTCTGGTGGTATTTGAAAGAGTAGCTGAGTCAAATAGTTAA
- a CDS encoding SDR family oxidoreductase, with the protein MSRLLITGASGYLGQRVSYFAQQTIIWDKVYSQTWRNLPTAGEHVACDLADQARLEVLLTQIQPTAIIHTAAVTPAMGPAMTDQALWAVNVQASATLARWAAQHQARFVHVSSDAVWGGREAAYTESDVPAPIHPYGASKAAGEAVVAALDPQAAIARTSLLYGQNPLDPNTTMALAMLRGERHGVLFTDELRCPVFVEDVAQALIELAQKPSLYGIFHLVGPQILSRFELGQALLEWNGIDSTGLPAGITAASGLRRPSRVVADNRTTQSQLSTILRSIDDVTRR; encoded by the coding sequence ATGAGTCGCTTGTTAATTACTGGAGCATCGGGCTATCTTGGTCAACGGGTTTCCTATTTTGCTCAGCAGACAATAATCTGGGATAAAGTTTATAGCCAAACTTGGCGCAACCTGCCTACCGCTGGCGAGCATGTAGCCTGTGATTTGGCCGATCAAGCTCGGCTTGAGGTGCTGCTGACACAAATTCAGCCAACTGCAATTATTCATACGGCGGCGGTCACGCCAGCGATGGGGCCAGCCATGACCGACCAAGCCTTGTGGGCAGTTAATGTTCAAGCCAGCGCCACCCTAGCCCGCTGGGCAGCCCAGCATCAAGCTCGATTCGTGCATGTTTCATCGGATGCAGTGTGGGGTGGGCGCGAGGCCGCCTATACCGAAAGCGACGTGCCAGCACCAATCCACCCTTATGGAGCCTCGAAGGCAGCAGGCGAGGCAGTTGTCGCAGCGCTCGATCCACAGGCTGCGATCGCGCGAACATCATTGTTGTACGGCCAAAACCCGCTTGACCCCAACACAACCATGGCCTTGGCAATGCTGCGCGGCGAACGTCATGGCGTACTCTTTACCGACGAACTGCGCTGCCCAGTCTTTGTTGAAGATGTGGCCCAAGCCTTGATTGAGCTTGCACAAAAACCAAGCCTTTATGGTATATTTCACCTTGTAGGCCCACAAATTCTCAGTCGATTTGAGCTTGGCCAAGCCCTGCTCGAGTGGAATGGTATTGATTCCACAGGCTTGCCTGCTGGCATTACCGCTGCCAGTGGCTTACGTCGCCCATCGCGGGTTGTTGCCGATAATCGCACAACTCAATCTCAACTCAGCACCATTCTTCGAAGCATTGATGATGTCACAAGGAGGTGA